The following proteins are encoded in a genomic region of Zea mays cultivar B73 chromosome 9, Zm-B73-REFERENCE-NAM-5.0, whole genome shotgun sequence:
- the LOC103639581 gene encoding myosin-binding protein 1: MAVQAHSRPQNVSRQLWPVLHHAVSECCLIIMLVTTAVLSYMATRFARMCSLRSPCMLCSRLDQFLHGKAWFSEELVCATHRIEISRLSYCQSHNKLERSDDMCDKCMLSCMTSSGKTYNLTNMHGRDKVKSRSRSRHKHMCSCCSMQFKKKRDSHMLPDITNSWFPGDDMSKLKQRNIVMSSVGYSSNDDYDHLPYEGYRKLKLGHESEYDIHISNSDNDERNAVSHEARERANHMPSHDALLQPMISNASGLLMPSFDNTIMTKATQPLNNVRDTDTHSSDTKDANSLDHAIGLVLDDISWSQINTSDKNIDVQSKAIPEEVLAELPKEKRSPGVEAAKDFNASANAGTRSSVDTHISWNNSPKIASACRGYYKSPRLSEIISARDTNSKTNEEVKTFLSQLSTARGFDSSLNEMTPRSSTHIDDYRQHDATGMTPFLDRNNSNLDSFDANTTSEDEGESSLEHLKKQAKFNKKKMGMLYKELEAERSASAVAVSEAMAMINRLQEEKASMHMEALQYLRMMEEQADHDQEAIEKLNDLLTEREKELLDLEAELEGYRSKLHDQPFDVGKFGATDGAMAFRVLEGSDFMRHTIFDFEDEKAKILESLHRLEEILGMPSIDMGDANDSLQNSLLSDQSMHISQDIENSELESLSLPREDMISESISSQCYDEQESVKYMHKHMHNHEQDDNESVDKQQKNVTSCSHSDDGNIHTMKSVKHEISLLNARFKALEADQDFLKQILRSLNVSSDGVECIQEITSHLRELRRIMADQRDMTVFMRS; the protein is encoded by the exons ATGGCTGTGCAAGCCCATTCAAGGCCACAGAATGTTTCGCGGCAATTATGGCCCGTGCTTCACCATGCCGTCAGCGAGTGCTGCTTGATCATAATGCTCGTTACGACTGCTGTGTTGTCATACATGGCCACAAGGTTCGCACGCATGTGCAGCCTCCGGTCACCATGTATGTTATGTTCGAGGTTGGATCAATTTCTACATGGCAAGGCATGGTTCTCTGAAGAACTAGTTTGTGCTACACACAGGATAGAAATATCACGTTTGTCATATTGCCAGAGTCACAACAAGCTTGAGCGCTCTGATGATATGTGTGATAAGTGCATGCTTTCTTGCATGACCTCAAGTGGCAAGACCTATAACCTGACAAACATGCATGGTAGGGATAAGGTGAAGTCTCGGTCGAGATCTAGGCACAAACACATGTGCTCCTGTTGTTCGATGCAGTTCAAGAAGAAACGAGATTCACATATGCTACCTGACATAACAAATAGCTGGTTTCCAGGTGACGATATGAGCAAATTAAAACAAAGAAACATAGTCATGTCAAGTGTTGGGTATTCTTCAAATGACGACTATGATCACTTGCCTTATGAAGGATATAGAAAACTAAAGCTTGGCCATGAATCTGAATATGATATTCACATCTCAAATAGTGATAATGACGAGAGAAATGCAGTATCTCATGAAGCTAGAGAAAGAGCCAATCACATGCCTAGTCATGATGCACTGCTGCAACCAATGATCTCTAATGCCAGCGGCTTGTTGATGCCTTCTTTTGATAATACTATTAtgacaaaggccacacaaccactGAATAATGTGAGAGATACTGACACTCACTCTAGTGATACCAAGGATGCAAATTCTTTGGATCATGCTATTGGGCTTGTTTTGGATGATATCAGCTGGAGTCAAATCAATACAAGTGACAAAAATATTGACGTACAGTCGAAGGCTATCCCTGAAGAAGTTTTAGCAGAGCTCCCAAAAGAGAAAA GAAGCCCTGGTGTTGAAGCTGCAAAGGATTTTAATGCTTCTGCAAATGCTGGAACAAGATCAAGTGTAGACACTCATATTAGCTGGAACAACAGCCCAAAAATTGCTTCTGCATGTAGAGGCTATTATAAATCTCCTCGTTTGTCTGAAATAATCTCAGCCCGGGACACCAATTCAAAAACAAATGAAGAAGTCAAGACATTTCTATCACAATTGTCTACTGCACGGGGATTTGATAGCTCTTTGAATGAGATGACACCTAGAAGTAGCACACATATTGATGACTACCGACAACATGATGCTACTGGTATGACACCATTTCTTGATAGGAACAACTCAAATCTAGATTCATTTGATGCCAACACAACTAGTGAAGATGAAGGTGAAAGTTCTTTGGAACACTTGAAGAAGCAGGCTAAGTTTAACAAGAAAAAAATGGGTATGCTTTATAAGGAGCTCGAGGCAGAACGAAGTGCTTCAGCGGTGGCAGTAAGTGAAGCAATGGCTATGATCAACAGGTTGCAAGAGGAAAAGGCTTCAATGCACATGGAAGCACTGCAGTATCTTCGGATGATGGAAGAGCAGGCTGATCATGACCAGGAAGCAATTGAAAAGCTAAATGACTTGCTAACAGAAAGGGAGAAAGAATTACTTGACCTAGAAGCTGAACTTGAGGGTTACCGGAGCAAGCTTCATGATCAACCATTTGATGTTGGAAAATTTGGTGCTACTGATGGAGCTATGGCATTCAGAGTCTTGGAAGGCTCAGATTTCATGAGGCATACCATATTTGATtttgaagatgaaaaggcaaagatTTTGGAGTCCTTGCACAGATTGGAGGAAATCCTAGGCATGCCCAGCATTGACATGGGTGATGCAAATGATTCTCTACAGAACAGTCTACTGAGTGATCAGTCAATGCACATTAGCCAGGATATAGAAAATTCAGAGTTGGAAAGTTTATCGTTGCCTCGAGAGGACATGATTAGTGAATCAATTTCTTCACAGTGCTATGATGAGCAGGAATCTGTTAAATACATGCATAAGCACATGCACAATCACGAACAAGATGATAATGAATCCGTTGATAAGCAACAAAAGAATGTAACTTCATGTTCCCACTCAGATGATGGAAATATTCATACTATGAAAAGTGTTAAACATGAAATTTCTCTCCTTAATGCAAGATTCAAGGCACTTGAAGCAGATCAGGATTTTCTCAAGCAAATCCTAAGATCTCTTAATGTTAGCAGTGATGGAGTAGAATGTATCCAGGAGATAACAAGCCATTTGCGAGAGCTGCGAAGAATCATGGCAGACCAAAGGGACATGACAGTTTTTATGAGGTCATGA